Below is a window of Desmonostoc muscorum LEGE 12446 DNA.
TGAAGGTGGCAACTGTCAGTTGATTTGTAGTTGCAATCAGGTCAGTCACTTCTCGACTCAGAGAACCTGGTGAAGTAACTGTCACCGAAGTTGGTAGGACTTCGTAGTTGTTGAAATCGTAACTGACCACACCCGTAATTGTGTCAAAGGTAGCACCTACATTCACATCCGGCGAGCCAGAGGTCAACAAAACGTCATCAATTTGGATGCGTTCTGGATTGAAATCATTGGGGCTGATGCCGATACCGCCTCGCGCTGTGCGTCCGGTGGCATTGGCGCCATTATCTGCCAGCAGCCAAATTTCACCAAAGGAATTTGTCGGACTAACTGCCACAGGATTATTTACCTGTACTAACATTCCTTCCAAGCTTTCGTAGAAATCAATGCCATCTTCAGCCGGGTCAAATAATGTGCCAGGATTTTCTACATTTCCACGGACAGCATCATTATTAATCACCTGATTGGGAATAGTTCTGCCACCGTTGCCAAGAATAGTAGCACTGGGCAAAGCATTACCACTGGATAACTTGACAATTGTGGGGCTGGTAATTTGAGTGATGCTGAGATTATTGGCATTGTTACCAGGGCGGAATTCCGTTACCGTACCGCTAACCTCTAGGTCGTCACCAACGGCTACAGTCGGCGTAGAACCTGTGAAAACAAAAATCGCTTCCGAAGTAGCATCATTAGCATCGGGATTTGGGTCTTGCAGGTAAAAGCCGTTGGCACGCACAGCAGTGACAATTCCCGTTACATCAGTTACCTGTTGACCTTCCAAAGGAGAACGGTGTGCTGCACCTTGGATATCACTGATGCGAGTGGGCAGATTTACTTCATAGACGGTAAGGGTTTTGCTCACCTCGTTGGAGACAACCAGCAAATTTTTGCCGTTGGGGCTGTCATTGGCGGCAATAAAAACCAGACCTTCGGGAGCAAGATCACCTGGTTGAGAAGGGGAATACTCGATAAATTGGGGTTTTTCTGGGTTGGTGACTTCATATATCATCACCCCGCCAACTCGTTCCAAACCAATGAAAGCATAGGTGCGATTATTGATGACGGCTACTGTCACGCCTTCTGGTTCTGGGCCTTTATTATCGCTGCGGGTGTCAAAACTATTGGCAGCTTCGCCATCGGAGTTGAAAAGACTGGGAACTTGTTGAGCAGTAATTTTCTCAAAGGCTGCGCCACTGTCATAAAGCAATTTACCTTGGTCGTCCCAAATAGTGAAGGAGCGAGTGCCGTAGACGAATAATTGATCGTAGTCGCCATCATTATCGGTATCTCCATCGATGGTGGAAACCGTTAGCCGACCGAGGTTATTTGGTTGTTGGAGTGTTGCTGCATCAGGAAACTGGATGGAATCGAGAGTTAATGAACTGACTCGTGCATCATCATCACGGGTATCGCCTTCGTTAGCCGTCACGTAGTAGGTGCGACCGTTGGCGTTAAAGGAAGCGATCGCATCGGGCATAAATAGCCCATATACTGGCCAATTGCGGATGTTGATTCCATTGTCGCGATCGCTAGCATCGAATTCATTTCCTGGTAAGCTATGGTCAACAACACCCAGAGGCAAAATTTGGTTGACAGTAGCAGTCGCAACATCCACCACTGCAACCGCATTGTTTTCTTGCAGCGTTACCCAAGCTTGAGTTCCATCTTTGGAAAAGGTAATGTACTCTGGTTCGGCATCGAGGGAAAAAGTTTTATCTGGGGAAATGCGAACACCTTGGCTTCTGAGTGCATCTTCCTGACCGTCAAAGCTGGTAAAGCTGGCTGTAGCAACGGTAGCAGCCGCCACCCCTTGGGAAACATCGATAATGCTCACCGAACCAATGGGATCGGCATTGCCACTGCGTTGTCCTTCGTTGGCGGTGAGAACCTTTGTACCATCGGGACTAAATGTCACCATGTCAGGTAGCACCCCGACTGTTACATCCCCCAGAAATGTACCCGCAGTGTCATAAAAAACAACTTTGCCAGGGTCAACGCCATTAGCAGCTTCTATGGCAATGGCAACTAGGCCGTTTTTCACAGCTACACTGTTGGCACTGATACCATAGGCAGAGAGATCGATGACCGAAAATACTGTCAGGTTGGTGGGGTCACTGAAATTGAGAATTTGCACATTTGCCGTGCCATCAACAACGAATAGTCGTTGAGTAACCGCATCGTAGGCAGTAATTTCAGCCCCATTACCACCAATACCACCAATTTTTTTCAGGGAACCGAAATCGTTATCGGTAATACTGGCGGTAACTGTGGGAATATTAATTCCGTTGTAGCTAGCATCGGCGCTGGTTGCCGTGTGCGTAATAGTACTGCTGTGGCTGGACTCGATGATGGCATCATCCACTGCTGTGATTGTGATTGTTTGAGCCACGTTCCAGTTAGCAGGGGTGAAGGTGAGGGCAGTTACACTCGTTGTTGCCTGGGAGTCAGGGGTAATGTTAATAATGACATTTGCCGACGGTTGACTTTTTAAGACTATTGTGTATTGGTCTGTTACACCACCTTCGGCAATATTGGTACTGCCATCAGATTGAGTGATAATCACACCAGGCGCTGGTGTAGAACCCGTAATGTAAACGCCTGGGTTGCCAATATCACCGCCAGTAGATGTGAAGGAATTTTGACCGTCACCGAGAACAGAAAGCTGCCATGCAGCAGTAATTTCAGTGGGTGCAAGATTTTCTGTTTCTGTCCAGGCGCTAGCATTCTGTGTGCGAACTGTACCAGGAAATCTCTGATCTCCATAGGTGAAGCGATCGACCAGTTGGTTGCTGTTGTCGAAGAGGTTGATTTCGTCTTCGCGCCCCAGATTTGCTGTCAGTCCGCCAATAACTTTGACTGAATCAGATAAACCCCAAGCGGCGCGGAAAGTCGCAGCATCCTCTTCTGTCAAGATGATGGACTCTCCAGCTTGCACAATTCCAAAGGCACTCAAATCGAAGGTTCCAGCGATGCGGGAGTCATCATCAAAACTCCAGCCCGCCATATCTATGGGATTGGTGCTGAGGTTGGTAAACTCGATGAATTCGCCGTTGCTACCAGAGTAAATGTACTCGGTGATTTGGATGGTGAAGGCACCACTGTCAGGTGAATCGTTGTCAGTAATGTTGGCGGTGATGCTAGCAATAGTGATGCCATTGTAGTTAGGGTCATTACTGCTGGCAACGTGGGCGATCGCTCCAGTATGATTACCTTCAAATGCAGTATCATCAACTGCTGTCACTGTCACAGTTTGGCCGATATTCCAGTTTTGTGCAGTGAAGGTCAAGGTAGCAGGATTAGTTGTCAACTGACTATCAGCATCAATGGTGATGGTCACATCTGCGGTGGGTTGCTGACGCAGTAGAACTGTATAACTATCAGTTGCGCCAGCTTCAGCGATATCAGTGCTGCCATCAGATTGAGTGATGATTACACCAGGAATTGCTGTAGAACCTGTAAAATAAACGCCTGGGTTACCAACATCACCATTGGTAGAGGTGTAGGAATTTTGACCATCGCCCACAACTGAAAGCTGCCATGCAGGAGTAATTTCAGTGGGTGTGAGATTCTCTGCTTCCGTCCAAGCACTAGTATTTTGTGTGCGAACAGTGGCAGAAAATCTCTGATCTCCGTATGTGAGGCGATCGGCAAGTTGGTTGTTGTTGTCGAAGAGGTTAATCTCGTCTTCCCGTCCCAAATTTGCCGTCAGTCCGCCGATGACTTTGACTGAATTAGATAAACCCCAAGCTGTACGGAAGGCTGCATCAGCGCTTTCTGCTAAAATTACTGACTCTCCCGGTTGCACGATGCCGAAAGCACTCAAATCGATAGTACCAGGTGTGCGAGAATCATCATCGAAACTCCAGCCGGTCATGTCCACTGGACTGTTACCAAGGTTAGTAAACTCGATAAATTCTTCGTTACCACCAGAGTACATGTATTCGGTGATTTGGACGTTGGGGGAAGCACTGGGAGTCGATGAAATATTAATGTCATCAATTCCTATCCACTCGTCGTTACCAGCAGCATTTGTGGTGATAATACGCAACTGCACTTGGGATTGATTTTCTGCTGCTGTCGGTAACACGGCATTAACTGCGGTAACAATAGTTGCCTCACTTGGCCCTGTGCTGGCATCAGCTACAAAAGCAGCCGGAATGTTGATGAAGTCGCCCGATGTACCAACTCTGTACTGCAAAGCTACTGGCTGGATAGCATTGTCTATGGAACCATCAAGATCGCGCAGTTTGTAGGAAACGTTGATATTTGTGACACCTACAGTATTTAAATGAATCACCACAAAGGGCGCATCTGCTGTACCCGATCCATTCAGGGCAACTACTGGGTTAGAGAGTTCAAACTCAGCAACACCACCAGTAGTGAAAGTATTAGGATTAATCTCGTTGGCATTGACATCTACAGGACTATATGTACCATCAGCAACAACTGTTTGCGGATCTACACCTGTTGAGGATGTTAAATTGTCTCCACGATAGCCAATAATACTGGGAACACTGCTCCAATCATCATCTGTTGCGATTAGCGCTGTATCTGTCCAGTCTTGCGTGAAGGCACTTTCAGCCAGGTTATGGTATTGGTTACCCATTTTTGGTAAATCTCCAAATCTCTAAAACTTTGTGAAAATAATCCTTGTTTCAGTTCTTTTGCAAGAAAGACAGCCATGTTTTTCCTTGCCTGCTTCTGGTGACGATCGCAAGCTTGCAGTTTCATCTACCCACCAAAATCAACGTTTTGATGGCTGGGAATAAATAGAGTTGCAATTCAAACATCAAATTCGGAAAACAACAGTAAAATTCCTTAAGCAGTTAGTATCAGTGTCCTATTTCAAAATTGCTTTGAGACGCAGGACAATTTTTGTGGAAAAATTTACATTGTTTACATTTTTTACCAAAAACTTCTGTGAAATCAGTATACGTAGGTAATCTCTAAGATAAGTTTAAGGTTGGCTTAAGACTAGATTAGTTTCTTATATCTTCATACTGCGTCATCTAGAATACTTAATTACTTTCACTCACGCTTCACTTAATCGTTAATAAGATATTTTCAACTGTTTTTATTGATACTTATCTAAAAAAGCGCGATCGCCAGTAAAAAACATTGGGAATTGGGGATCAAACGCCCCACTCTCTTATAAACTGACACTAGATAGCAGGCTTGTATTAGCTGTACAGCAATTTGCCCAAGTTTGGCAACCCCCAACAACAGGATTAACTCTGGGCTAATTGCAGACGCCTAAATCCGAGATCAGAAGTGATGAAAAACTAGCACGATCGCACTTTGATTAATCAAAAAGGAAATTAGCATTCCGAGTGCGATCGCTGCCTACATAGCAACAGAAATTACCGTTTTTTTAGCTAAGCAGGCTCTAAATTAAGCAATTGGTTGATGTGCATTGAATATGTTATTATCAGCTAAAATTGAAATAAAAAAGCAATTATAAAATTTCAGCAAAGTTTTTTATCAAAATATAAAGAAAGGAATGAGTAAAAACTAGTGTATTTTGATAATATTCAAAAAATAACAAATGTTCATAACAGAATTATAAGTTCTGTAGATACAGCATGGTTTTTAGGCAAGGGTTGGTTGCATCTAGCTTAATAGTTTTTTTTGCATTTGGTTGTAGTGATGGCGCAAACTCATGGACAGAAAATACCACACAAGTTGTACAGGAAAGTAATGTAACCCAGCTTTTTGTAGAAGCGAAGGCTAGTCAAAAAGCACAAGTTTTATTTGCTCAAGGCAATAATTTATTAGATAGACAGCGTTACGAAGATGCAATCAAAGCATACGACAAAGCGATCGCCATGAAAGCTGAGATTGCTGAAGCTTGGATAAACCGTGGCATAGCTTTAACATCCCTGCACCGCTATCAAGAAGCGATTGCATCCTATGATCGGGCGATCGCCATCAAGCCAGACAAAGATGAAGCCTGGTATAACCGTGGCATAGCTTTAACATCTCTGCAACGCTACAAAGACGCTCTTGCATCGTATGATAGAGCGATCGCCATCAAGCCTAACAAGTATGAAGCTTTAACTAACCGAGGCATTGCCTTGACAAAGTTGCAACGCTATCAAGAAGCGATCGCATCTTATAACAAAGCGATCGCCATCAAAAAAGATTTGCACCAAGCATATTACAACAAAGCTTGTTCTTATGCCTTACAGGGCAATGTAGAATTAGCAATTGAAAACCTAGACCGAGCAATTCAACTTGTTCCTGGAAAGTACAAAAAGTTAGCCAAAACTGACCCAGACTTTAGCAAAGTGCGTAGTGAAAAGCAGTTTCAGCAATTACTGCAATAGACTGTGTTGAAAAGAGGGAGTGGGGAGTGGGGAGTGGGGAGTGGGGAGTGGGGAGATGAGGGAGATGAGGGAGATGAGGGAGATGAGGGAGATGAGGGAGATGAGGAGAAGTTGCTGTAATCTTTCCCCGCGTCCCCATGTCCTCTTCCTATGCCCCATGCCCCAACTTAAAAATCTACGCCTCGTTTGAGTTCTACACCTTGATTTGCATAGTGTTTGTGGCAGTAAACCTCTGAGTGGACGCTAGCCAAGTCAAAGTATGCCGGTTGATTTTGACAGCGGCCAGTGATGATAATTTCAGTGTCGCGGGGTTTGCGGAGCAAAGCTTGAACAATGGGTTCAACGGGGAGTAGTTCCAAGTCTACTGTGGGATTAAGTTCATCAAGAATAATTGTTTTATACAACCCAGAGGCGATCGCAACTTTGGCAATTTCCCAACCCCGTTCGGCTTCCACGTAGTCTAATTCTTGCCGGGAATTCCGCCAGACAATTGCATCTCCACCGCAACGCTGATGATCCACCACTTCTGGATATGACTGCTGCAAAGCGGCGATCGCTGCATCTTCTGTGTACCCAGTACCACCTTTGAGCCACTGCATAATTAATACACGGGTAGACCCTGGATGATTGATTCCTCTACCAATTGCCTGTAAGGCTTTGCCCAAAGCACTCGTAGACTTACCTTTGCCAGCACCAGTATAAATTTCAATCCCATTCAGAAAGAGTGCTTTAGCTGTTGGGTGGTGATGGGGTTTCATTTCTGAGTGCAAATCTGCAATATCGAGCAACTTTTGTGGTGCAGCGCGTCCGGTAGCAATGATTTCCAACTCTTGGGGTTTAGATTTTAACGTCTTCACCACTTCATCCACTGGTAGCAAACCCAAATCCAAGACGGGGTTAATTTCATCCAAAACCACAACTGAGTATAAACCACTGGCGATCGCACCTTTGGCAACATCCCAACCCCGCGCCGCTTCATCTCTGTCAAAAGCAGTAATTTCTTCTGGGCCAAAAAATTCGGCTCTCCCAGTCCGAACCTGGTCAATTAAATGGGGAAAGCCACGTTGCAAAGCTGCGATCGCCCCATCTTCATCATAATCACGTTCCGGCCCCTTTAAAAACCGCAGCAGTAAAACCCGGTTAGAATTACTAGGTGTATTTATTCCCAACCCAATCGAACGCAAAACCACCCCTAAAGCCGCCTGGGATTTACCTTTCCCCGCGCCATCGTAGACGTGAATTTGACCAATGAGCCGTTCATGACGCACTTGCGCCGTGCGAATACCGATGCCATTCCTTGTCATTTCTGGAAAAGCTATAATATAGCAGTTTTTCATTCTCTGGGCATTGGGCATTGGGCACAAGAGGCAGAGAGGAAAGATTGCAGCAACTTCTCCTCTGCTCCCCATCTCCCTCATCTCCCTCATCTCCCTCATCTCCCTCATCTCCCCACTCCCCACTCCCCACTCCCTAGTTCTTACTAGCCTCTACAGGTAAAAATCCACCTGCCTGCATTTTCCATAACCTATAGTAGCCACCCCGCCGTGCCAGGAGTTTGGCGTGGGTACCATCTTCGATAATCCGCCCTTGCTCGAACACCAGAATCCGGTCTAGATGGGCAATGGTGGACAGGCGATGAGCTACCACAATTACGGTTTTGCCATCCATTGCTAAGTCTAGGGTATCCTGGATTGCTTTTTCGGTAATTGAATCGAGACTGGAGGTGGCTTCATCCAAGATTAGGATTGGGGCGTCTTTGAGGATTACCCGAGCGATCGCAATCCGCTGTCTTTGTCCTCCAGACAATTTAACACCGCGTTCACCCACCAAAGAATCATAACCCTCCTTCATCTGAGCGATAAAATCGTGGGCATAAGCTTTGCGTGCGGCCTCAATCACTTCCTCATCGGTTGCATCTATGCGTCCGTAACGAATATTTTCTATTAATGTGCGATGGAACAGAGATGGATCTTGGGGAATTAAGCTGATCTGGGCGTGTAGGGCATTCTGAGTCATATCTCGAATATCGACCCCATCAATGAGAATTTGCCCTGATTGTGGGTCAAAAAGACGCAAAATTAAATTCACAAAGGTAGATTTTCCAGAGCCGGAAAAGCCCACCAAGCCAACACGCTCACCTGGTTGGATAGTGATGGAGAGGTTTTCAAAGACTTGTTTGCCTGCCGAGTAGTTGAAATACACTTGCCGAAACTCAATTTTACCTTGGGTGATGGGATGAGCGATCGCTTGATCGCGATCGATCAACTCATGGGGTTGAACAATTACGGAGACACCATTGGCGACATTACCAATATGCTCAAAGAATTCTAGAAATCGTCGGCTCAAATTGCGGGCTTCACTGATGATCAACAGCGACAGACTAGTTGCCACAACGAAGTCAGCAGTAGCGATTAGTCCTTGACTCCAGAGAGAAACCGAGTAATACAGGGTGCCGATTTTCAGAATGGCTGCTGAGATGAACTGAAACCAGCGAATTCGCTCCGAGTACCAGTTGGACTTT
It encodes the following:
- a CDS encoding choice-of-anchor I family protein; its protein translation is MGNQYHNLAESAFTQDWTDTALIATDDDWSSVPSIIGYRGDNLTSSTGVDPQTVVADGTYSPVDVNANEINPNTFTTGGVAEFELSNPVVALNGSGTADAPFVVIHLNTVGVTNINVSYKLRDLDGSIDNAIQPVALQYRVGTSGDFINIPAAFVADASTGPSEATIVTAVNAVLPTAAENQSQVQLRIITTNAAGNDEWIGIDDINISSTPSASPNVQITEYMYSGGNEEFIEFTNLGNSPVDMTGWSFDDDSRTPGTIDLSAFGIVQPGESVILAESADAAFRTAWGLSNSVKVIGGLTANLGREDEINLFDNNNQLADRLTYGDQRFSATVRTQNTSAWTEAENLTPTEITPAWQLSVVGDGQNSYTSTNGDVGNPGVYFTGSTAIPGVIITQSDGSTDIAEAGATDSYTVLLRQQPTADVTITIDADSQLTTNPATLTFTAQNWNIGQTVTVTAVDDTAFEGNHTGAIAHVASSNDPNYNGITIASITANITDNDSPDSGAFTIQITEYIYSGSNGEFIEFTNLSTNPIDMAGWSFDDDSRIAGTFDLSAFGIVQAGESIILTEEDAATFRAAWGLSDSVKVIGGLTANLGREDEINLFDNSNQLVDRFTYGDQRFPGTVRTQNASAWTETENLAPTEITAAWQLSVLGDGQNSFTSTGGDIGNPGVYITGSTPAPGVIITQSDGSTNIAEGGVTDQYTIVLKSQPSANVIINITPDSQATTSVTALTFTPANWNVAQTITITAVDDAIIESSHSSTITHTATSADASYNGINIPTVTASITDNDFGSLKKIGGIGGNGAEITAYDAVTQRLFVVDGTANVQILNFSDPTNLTVFSVIDLSAYGISANSVAVKNGLVAIAIEAANGVDPGKVVFYDTAGTFLGDVTVGVLPDMVTFSPDGTKVLTANEGQRSGNADPIGSVSIIDVSQGVAAATVATASFTSFDGQEDALRSQGVRISPDKTFSLDAEPEYITFSKDGTQAWVTLQENNAVAVVDVATATVNQILPLGVVDHSLPGNEFDASDRDNGINIRNWPVYGLFMPDAIASFNANGRTYYVTANEGDTRDDDARVSSLTLDSIQFPDAATLQQPNNLGRLTVSTIDGDTDNDGDYDQLFVYGTRSFTIWDDQGKLLYDSGAAFEKITAQQVPSLFNSDGEAANSFDTRSDNKGPEPEGVTVAVINNRTYAFIGLERVGGVMIYEVTNPEKPQFIEYSPSQPGDLAPEGLVFIAANDSPNGKNLLVVSNEVSKTLTVYEVNLPTRISDIQGAAHRSPLEGQQVTDVTGIVTAVRANGFYLQDPNPDANDATSEAIFVFTGSTPTVAVGDDLEVSGTVTEFRPGNNANNLSITQITSPTIVKLSSGNALPSATILGNGGRTIPNQVINNDAVRGNVENPGTLFDPAEDGIDFYESLEGMLVQVNNPVAVSPTNSFGEIWLLADNGANATGRTARGGIGISPNDFNPERIQIDDVLLTSGSPDVNVGATFDTITGVVSYDFNNYEVLPTSVTVTSPGSLSREVTDLIATTNQLTVATFNVENLDPSDGVTKFNNIADRIVNNLKSPDIISIEEIQDNNGATNDSVVDASTTFQTLIDAIIAAGGPTYEYRQINPVDDTNGGEPGGNIRVGFLFNPSRVDFVDKPGATSTSNTTVTNINGVPTVSASPGLIDPSNSAFTASRKPLVGEFTFNGQTVYVVASHFNSKGGDQPLFGPNQPPTLTSETQRQQQATVVKNFVQSVLAINPNANVIVAGDLNDFEFSNPLTTLESGGLNTLIETLPENERYTYNFQGNAQTLDHILVTNNLLNNLDGFDVVHINSEFYDQDSDHDPVLARFNLPVNLINGTPKRDNLIGTSGDDIITGYQGADSLTGGAGSDQFVYTSLRDGRDMIADFTPGSDKIALTQLFQSLNLGSLDYTTATAQGYLSFSTQGKNTSIFIDQDGTAGLTYRAVPLVAVQNVSSSVLANSANFVF
- a CDS encoding tetratricopeptide repeat protein, whose amino-acid sequence is MVFRQGLVASSLIVFFAFGCSDGANSWTENTTQVVQESNVTQLFVEAKASQKAQVLFAQGNNLLDRQRYEDAIKAYDKAIAMKAEIAEAWINRGIALTSLHRYQEAIASYDRAIAIKPDKDEAWYNRGIALTSLQRYKDALASYDRAIAIKPNKYEALTNRGIALTKLQRYQEAIASYNKAIAIKKDLHQAYYNKACSYALQGNVELAIENLDRAIQLVPGKYKKLAKTDPDFSKVRSEKQFQQLLQ
- a CDS encoding cob(I)yrinic acid a,c-diamide adenosyltransferase; amino-acid sequence: MTRNGIGIRTAQVRHERLIGQIHVYDGAGKGKSQAALGVVLRSIGLGINTPSNSNRVLLLRFLKGPERDYDEDGAIAALQRGFPHLIDQVRTGRAEFFGPEEITAFDRDEAARGWDVAKGAIASGLYSVVVLDEINPVLDLGLLPVDEVVKTLKSKPQELEIIATGRAAPQKLLDIADLHSEMKPHHHPTAKALFLNGIEIYTGAGKGKSTSALGKALQAIGRGINHPGSTRVLIMQWLKGGTGYTEDAAIAALQQSYPEVVDHQRCGGDAIVWRNSRQELDYVEAERGWEIAKVAIASGLYKTIILDELNPTVDLELLPVEPIVQALLRKPRDTEIIITGRCQNQPAYFDLASVHSEVYCHKHYANQGVELKRGVDF
- a CDS encoding ABC transporter ATP-binding protein; the protein is MIKKIRLSKSFQRAADAPNLPDTPFRFICYFVNQFRWWYLAMVILEATHATCGIMLPYAIGEIIRSVTRSTGDSKSIFEAISQPLMLFTALSVGEVVFGRSAGLLQTILHPIHRQHIVRSLYAYLQYHSHRYLSSSFAGALAHRIGETSLGVTQTMQMLITEFMSVIVVYIVSAILLYRAYPPLAAFVGVWAVLFISISFWLATRCRIYSRKAAAARSETTGMIVDAVTNLSSSRLFARLDFERRYLNDQLKHEIKEVRKSNWYSERIRWFQFISAAILKIGTLYYSVSLWSQGLIATADFVVATSLSLLIISEARNLSRRFLEFFEHIGNVANGVSVIVQPHELIDRDQAIAHPITQGKIEFRQVYFNYSAGKQVFENLSITIQPGERVGLVGFSGSGKSTFVNLILRLFDPQSGQILIDGVDIRDMTQNALHAQISLIPQDPSLFHRTLIENIRYGRIDATDEEVIEAARKAYAHDFIAQMKEGYDSLVGERGVKLSGGQRQRIAIARVILKDAPILILDEATSSLDSITEKAIQDTLDLAMDGKTVIVVAHRLSTIAHLDRILVFEQGRIIEDGTHAKLLARRGGYYRLWKMQAGGFLPVEASKN